The Manduca sexta isolate Smith_Timp_Sample1 chromosome 7, JHU_Msex_v1.0, whole genome shotgun sequence region aataaatgttattttaactttggtaatttcaaatatttataatgtggatattgtgtcattcgttttacaataaaaatgtcacaaaaatatttgattcttTGCATCTCCTAGAGTAggtacacatcattttaattagcaACCAACTCTATTAgccaatttaataagaaatattttgatagttaaaaatttgaaaaagacctaaagtagatatttttatgaaacatttCGTGTACGAAAATGTATGAATGagatccgggcggatataaaatatattctaccaccagcaaaaattgaaaattacaataaataattggtTGCATTATTATTCCTTAACACCCTGAGGTACCTACCTGAATACTTCCTTAACACATGCCTTCAAATACGGCATTTGGTTAATGTCGCCTGGCTTCATGGGTCTTCCTTGAAGTACTTTGGAAACTTCCTCATGAATCCTTTCTTGGACTTCAGGCCTCAAAGACAACTGATATAAAATCGATGCTACGGCGTTGGAGGTCTGGAAAGgagaacattattattaataactagcttttgcttgcagctctGCCACGTGAAAACTGGTTTTCTCTTAATATACCatattacatacaaacaaacaatagACTTCATAATTATATAGGCTTTGCCACAATTTGCCGATACATTGTTGGCAGGCgttcttaaatataaaatagttttgtaaacaTCCAAGATGTTATAACTTTAAAGCTACTTTACTGCTCTCGAAACGCTATAAATATTCCTACtgttaaaaaaagattttaattataaaagaataaatattaggCATTTTGAAAGGATTGTGAAAAAAATTGCGTGGTCATATGTAAAAATTCGCTGACTGAAGGACCTTACTTCCTCgtttaaaaacaaactcatCTTTTTATGACTTCCTTGTATTGAAAATCCTTGAAAGTTGGATAAAAGTGACAAAAACAGTCTCTCACCGTATCAATTCCAACAAGGAACATGTCCAAAGCCGCCACTGCCGCAACCCTCGGCCCGGCCGCCGTCACCAGATCCTGCAGCAGCGACTTACTGCTGCCGCGGGACCTGATCTCCTCCAGTGCCTTCTCTACGTGGCTCAGAGTTACACTGGCAAAGTTATGGAAACATGTTGGAATTAAGGATATTGTTAAGTAAGAAAGATATGaactaaattttaaatgaaaatgggATAAGAATTTTAGATACTATTCACAAAAGGTCCTAAAAAGCAGAAATTTTAGCTCTTGCCCAATGTTAGAAGTCTATAATATCAAGCCAACGAGTAGGCaccattttatatgaaaaacatTGAAACAATCCACTAAAGACTAGTTTTAAGCTATCTCTAACATACAGAGAGCAATTTTTGTTCTGCTATTTTAGCGGAAGAAGATaggttaacatttttaatttaactagtataatatgataaaaaacgTAGGAAATCGTTGGCAGCGGGCAGCTTCCAAcaagtcgatctggaaatctttgggagaagCCATGTTCAGCTACTGCTGTCTACTGACAgtctgcggctgatgataataGTGGTGTTATGATAGTATCTAACAGTGGAAAAGGGTGATATTTTAAGTTACCCGGCACAACATGAAGGTACTAATGtgtatgaatgcggtctgcaaatagtttttttttttattgctttgaatgacgagacgaacgttccgttcgcctgatggtaaccgatacgaccaccaacaaacagtagaaacaccatccaatactttgaattaaaaatattgtttgatattgataattagatttttatataaatttgaaaggaaagccgataggaatcgagttatatggacccttcgccagtGGTATCCAGATTCGAAAATTTATCGAtgtgtaatataatgttatatttacctGAGGATAGTATCGAGCGCTGCTACATATCGTTTGAACATGGCCGTGGGGTACAGCCTCCACCACGGCGCGCGCAGTTCCAGCTCCCCAACGCATAAGAAGAACGTGTTCACAGCGTCTATCAGCCGCTGGCTCTCAGAGCCTTCGTTTGCATCAAAACAAGCCAGCCTTGTGTCGAGAGCTATCAGACCTAGAGCTAGAagtaaataacatattgtttactagctgacccgacagacgtcgtcccgtcttaactatgaatttgcagcgcgcattctgtcaatcgctgacaattatttcaaacaattgacagttttatataactgtaaagtaatagtttcgttaagttttcttaaattttctaattttccgcgcaattttttggattttttctttcatataaaccttctcctgacaataacaaacacaacaaaaaaaaaagtgaaatcggtccagccgttcacgcgtgatgacgtgaccagggaaaatagggattcctttttatatacatagatgaattaaaagtaatgtaataaatatcattagtGCTAAAAAGGACGTctacccacgaggtggacagatggcCTATTAAAAGTtacaggaggtcgctggatgcagacCGCTTTCATAGCTCAACTGGAAGTCTTTGGGGggagcccatgttcagcagcgGATAttctgatgattatgatgactAAAAAGGCAACTCCTTTAAAGGCTTTTTTCGTGTTAAAAACTGTACATGTGTTAACCGGTTAACAATCGAGTAACATAAGGCAGATTTTAGCATAAACTATTTTGCTCTTCTATTTGGTAATGATTTAGATCAattagcaatattttataattaacggtTATTATCCGGGTCTCTGCTTTTCATCTATAATTAAATAGCAAAAAGTGAATTTTCGTGAAATGGTAAGCGTAACGCCTGCctataaatagtagcaacattATCTAAAACagagaataaaataaagtgcCCTACAGGTACACAAGACATTTATGTTAAATACATTGTTTGttcagtcagccacaaaagtatctgtaaaaaatcaaaatatcaaacttttgtgtccttatcaacaatagttttctctttactaattttaattcaataaaaaaaacatgattgaATCATACTTACATTCTAATGACCATTTGTGAATTTCATTCAAAAAGTCGTCGGGCGTTTCGAATTTTTCATTTCTTATTTCACGGACTctgtaacaaatttaatatctatCAATACCATACTGTAATATCAGCTCAGCAGTTTTCGCTGgttattaatttacttactttACTTTCCCTCTGacgaggaaatatttttcaaataatattaatatcccAGTAACAAGGGTGTGCCATACCTCTGTACAAAAGCATCTGCCACTTCTGAAACTGGCACGGTGTACTGTGCCGCGGCGCCTGCGCTTAATGCGACGCGCGACACCTTGGTTCTGAAGGCTGCCCAAGAGTCACCGTGACTGGAAAAATAAGATCAATTGTACGACTTTACCCTATATTACAACACGCATCCCTTGCCAGGTAAAGATGCTTTGAGCGACCCTTGAACTGATGactaaaagcaataaaagattATGTACAGAAGTTTCCTGTGTAAAGTAGATAAACATCAGgaatccgccctgtggaatgggggcgtttggagaattccaccacggtatcccctgcctgtcgtaagaggcgactaataggggccacgaagggggtcgtcggcgggcagcagggggctgtccaccctagtgcatttctgtgcatctttgcacatttgtcggttgacccccgggatggacggtaGTGTGTAgatggcctcacgctgccgtagacgccgagggcgtccttcggtgcgcggtaACAATAGGAGACGGACCGCagggcggcaccgcgcaggggcggctgcggtcgcagactagacacttcaacgtcagaggaagcccgcagccgtccctaatgcgccgaagagggccaccgcggagttttagctgataggccgtgcataggttaagttgtacatagggttagggactcggcccggcggtcgcccgaaggtcgtcatcaaatccgggcggctcaacgccgggccgtaaggcacagttatcccagcataaccgctcagtcgccccccacgtaggctgggcggtagtaataaggcactttttccgcgaaaccaaaaaaaaaaaaaagataaacatcaggaaaatacttttgttttggGCCGAAGGTTGCGTCAAAATGTGACGCACTTATATAAACCCGATAATTTACAACTTGGATAGATACATGCATTGCAACTTACACAGCAATAACTCCGGCACAATCTTCTTCGGCGCCGAAGAAATCTTTCCTCAATGTGTGTTTGTAGTAATTCAGAGACGGCATAGACggtctgtaataaaaaaaaatatttactaatgttacgtcatcatcattatcatcagcctgTTGCAgactactgctgaacataggtacTCCCTCCCTGAAGGTACACCACaaggtttataataatacaatagtatcagccctgtattatatactgtcctactgttgggcacgggcctcctctactactgagagggattaggccttagtccaccacgctggcctagtgcggatcggtagacttcacacaccttcgaaatgtCTATAGACTACttctctggtatgcaggtttcctcaccgttaaagcaagcgataattgacaagTCTTGGTctactgctttatgcatccagtcgctgcggGCCCTCTTGTGCAAGACGTCCTGTCATCTTATGTTATATgttggaaatataaattttaattaacaaactgGTCTATACATTGCGAAACCAAGGCCAATATGGAACATATTAGAATATTTGCaagttgtatataaattatttcggtGGACTTTACCTCTAAATAATcatcacacaaatatttatctcgAAAGAAGTAGGCAGAAGCGCATCTGGTGTTTCCaatttccaccgtgtgtattccgtattatgatgtgatagaaggcaaACCTATCACCATgtcgaacacaaattccagactccgggcggATACTGGGTACAAAagcccaatatcattttgctcgacccggggattgaacccgagactaCAGTcgtgccgtaatacaactacgccacagaggcagtctaAAATTACATCCAAATGCTCGTACTAAATTCAAACCCTTCTATTCACCCTATTCCTTTATTTCAAAGCCGACAGTGTAACCATGTTTCCTGATTGGTGAATGTTTTTTACTGCAGTTGAATCACGAGACTAGCATGCCGCTCGTCTAATGGTAAGAGATACGATCggccataaacaatagcaacaccatacagtgCTATGTATAGGAGGTTAGAGTCTCTTGAGATCAAGTTCACTTGCACTCTAGGCTACGaataaagcattaaaaatacaatccaTGCTTTTCAATCGTTTGGCACGAAAGGTGGTCGAAGATTTGATACAGCATTGAAGGCATGAATTGCCTACGCTAGGAATTGAACCAAGGGCTTTCTACTTCGCAGCCTTCGCTGTCACCAAACTCAAAAATCACCTATCACACCAAAACTAGCATATGAATTAAATGACGGAACGAATACACACATTAAATGTCTATATAAACTGATCCTTACCTATGTGGAGAGGAATCCTCTCCTCTAAACACCCTCTCGACCTCGCTAGCATCGAACACAAACAGCATGTCCGGTCTGCCCAGCAGGCCGGCCATCTTGACGCAGTTACCGTACTGCGCGCGCAGAGACATGCATGTCTTATCTATGTGTTCCACTGAGTAGCCTCCTGGAAAgaacattataatgtattttagttcattatataatatcagccctgtattttatactgtcccactgttgggcacgggcctcctctactactgagggaataggccttagtccaacacgctggcctagtgcggattggcagacttcacacgccctcgaaaattcctaatagagaatttctcaggtatgcaggtttcctcaggatgttttccttcaccgttatagcaagcgataattcacaaagaatacacacataattttttagaaaagtcagaggtgtgtgcccttaggatttgaacctgcggacattcgtctcgtcagtccgttccacaaccaactaggctatcgccgcttttttaagtttataatacagcTCTATATGTTATAGGAACATAGTactaaatattatcaatgaaaaaaatattttaaccagtatatattttttttgtacaagaTGACGAGAAGAGtttgccgatcgcctgatggtaagcgatacgaccgcccataaacagtagaaacacgatccaacaccttgaattacaaagtattgtttagtattccgctgccctcgccgtcctgagacatgagatgttaagtcttattatgtctagtagttacacttgcACTTGTTACTTACTAGTTAGAGTTAATGAAATAAAGTTtcaaaaattaaagttaatatttagaCTTTGCCTAACCTTTGAAGTATACAGGCGTGAccatatattcattttttatgttactgTCTCCaacaatataatgttataataaaaataaggaacCATAATATTAAACGATGTAGGAGTCTATTTTCTTAATATCAGTCTAGAGTAGACACTCAATACTGATTGAGATATTAAGCGTCTTGCGTAACAGTTTATAAATtgccatatttatatttatagcctTCAAGCTATATACCTTCAAACCACATCCAACGACTTTGGAACAAATTTACATTGAACTCGTTTTATTTTCGATCTAATATAGATGTACAATTACAATCCATGTTTTCATTTCAAAAGAAcgtgggtagataccaccgcaatatctatttctgccaccaagcagcagtatgtagtcaatGTTATGTTAcgatttaaagaacattgtagccaatgtaactactggacataataagacttaaaatctcatgtcttagaatggcgagcgcagtgaaataccaaacaaaacttagtaattcaatttgttggatggtgtttctactgtttatgggcggtcgtatcgcttaccatcaggcgaacagcaagctcgtctcgtctttcaaagcaataaaaaaactgtattctATGGGTATTTTACCGATCTACAGTATCTGAGAgcctacatttatttttttaataaaatctacagTAACAGAGcatttattaatgattaaaaaattgttatgcGATAACTTGCCAACCCTAGCAGGGACGCTTCGTAACCTTACGATTTCACTTTCATATCATGTTCACGACTCGTATCttcctataatattaaattgaacacAGACACGACTTCGCGACTTTTCATTAGGTTTTACGAACTTCGTCCATGAGTTTTAAACACCTAAAATTTTGTAGCCGATATTAATGAAGACTTCAAGACTTTGAGCTCATTCTGCCTAGATCGGACTGTCAATAgctaaaataattgaaatttttgtataattgtcaaTGAAGATATTGTAACTTGGACTTTTCAATCGACTAATAACTCAGTCTCCCGTGACTTTAAAGACCGCAAAGTTTTCGAAAGATcggcagaaaataataatataaaaaccgcaacaaaatctgtaaaatagttttaacttAATAGCCGATAGGTTATCTATGAGCCGATATACccattgcaaaaaaaaattataaggcGATTTTTTACACTCAcataatttacttctaacattcaCAGAGCGTTATAGTTACCATTtcattctatatttttaaaatatattcgtgCGTACTTACTTTTAGATTAACATAGATATATAGCCATACATGACATCATTCCATTTGTACAAACTTCgcatcataataattaaaaacccaTCTACTTTCTGACCATTCGTGATATCCAGTTTAATAGACTCATTTCCTTTAATACACATTAAATATCCATTCCCTGTAATGTTACACCATGATCTAATGAAGTTCATTAAAACGCGCAATGGATATCGCGTCGAGTAGTCATGCATTTTCTCATTTCCCGTCAGAAGGTACTATTACATGAAAGTGTAATTCACGGTAATGAAAATTACACTTAAGGTAGATTGCGTTTTCACTCACTTTATAAGGGTTTCCTACGTTTAGCACTGCAAGGCGTATGTATTAAGGTTAATAAAAGCAGGTATATAAAAATTGcagcatgatttttttagaaagataatctgtactaatattatataaaggaaTAGtctgtgagtttgtttgttggtaggggctaatctctagaactactgaaccgcttttgaaaatacttttactaaaaGAAAGCTACCTTCATTGAGAGCTATatggtattttatatccggggaaaatatttatcccggaaacaaAGTCACGCAAGCAGACCCGCAGGCCAAAGCTATCACACATAAAACACGTAAACAGAAAACACTTATctaaagttattaataatttgttattgctCGCGATAACAAACCTGTAACTTTACTTCGTTAACACTAATTCCAACTCAATATCATATTTAAAACCTTATCTTGCGTAACAATATTGGCGTCcgtaaataatactataaattaatGCGTGTGTAACACGAGGATTGATACCAAGGGTAGTGAGAGGGAAACCAAAACCGTAAGTCGTAACATATGGCAACTAACAAATAAGTTCAGCGCAGCGCAGTCTAATTAGTAGATTTTGATACAtacagactgcctcggtggcgttgtattGCGGCACGACCACTGCTCAGAGGATACGAGTCGAATCCCGGGAAAGTGATGTTCGTGCAAAGTGATGTTCGAGTTTTCTTaaatatcagctcggagtctggaatttgttcccaaTGTGGCGATAGGCGAGACCTTATATGGGatagaacacacttggcaagtAGTGGCTGCCCTGGTttcacctctacctacccttttcAGGGTATAGTCGGGatgagtttttaaaaaaaaatattgttacggtCAAATTCGCTTTGCCTATGAATTTTCTGTGTCTATGGGTCAGCCTtaaagactttttttttaattttctcattttatTGGAAAGGCAAAGGGTTTTAGCCCATACAGGCTCGTCATTAACAGCTATAAAGATTGGTGACATCTGTACAACACAGAAGCAAATGGCAGCTAAAgtagtaaacattttttttctatgtcaTACTGTCCTGCATCACAACATGTGTTTAGTCTTCCTTGCATGTAAGTATAGGGTgaccatattttaaaatatttttgagagaATTCTACTAAAATTTAAACTGCACCAGGTGTTAGgagaaattttcattttattttgtaaattgtctATAAGAAAGCTTTTGttgattaacataaaaattgtataGAAAGCGCCTTGTAAAACTggtcaatatatttttggaggcaaaaacaacaaatttgaATGTATTTGCATCATTTTACCATTTCAAAAGAGTTGGGACTTTCTTTTCCATAATATGTTAGGATCCGGTTCGCAAACTACTCAAGAACAGGAAACTGTTTTTAAGCAATTCGTCCATTTAAGTTACCATAATACTGTTCatgggataaaaatatattgtagcaCTTAGTGATAATGAAGctccagtaaaaaaaaatcatcttaaaatacacactcacgccttttatcatCATCAGAGCCGCAATTGGTTTCCAACTTTTCAccgtgtgtgttccgtcccatgatgtgataggagacaaGCTTATTAAGTACcttatcagacacaaattccatactccggtCTGTCCGAGTTGGAAAACCTGATATCACTTTGCTAGACCTGGAGGATCGAAatcgagacctcagcactgcagtcgtaagataatacaactacgccacctaggcaATTCATCTTTAAGTAGTAGCTTAATATATTGTTCCTATATTGCTGTCAAATCATGCTTTTTCACTGATGGTTGGATATTCGTTAataataaacgcagaaactacTTAATGTATTTGGTTTAAATTTAGCACCCAAACAGAGCAACCATGTATTTCGGTAATCTTCCAAAAAAACTACACGGTTGTAGAGTTGTTTGTGTTTTTGCTGGTTATGTATGGGAGTCacaactctagctataatgaaGCTCCAAAGATGGCACTGAATATAGTATGTATTTCAAAACTCCAGAGTACGTTTTATTAAACGTGgcgtacttagatggtaataataacaaatcgtaagacgtactaattaaacaaaggcgCACATTGCTTTTATAtgggaggtatggtgtgacacagcgttctcgcacaactacgcacgtgcacttacatagctgcgcaagtgcGCAAGTATATTTATTCGGAAAATGGATATTCAAGCAATCAccgttataattaaaaaaactgaaGATATATTCGGCGAAAGAACATAGAGGCGAgcgcaataacaataaaaaataggataaataaaaatatcccttGTAAATAAAACGTGTAGCCACCGTGCCCTACGAACCGTAGTGTTGTTTCGTAATAAAGGAAACATGTTGCGTGCACCGGCTCCACTTAGATTCCACACTCATGCACATTCTTACAACCTaattatagttttgtaattaaCTAGTTTACTAGTTTCGTACTTAGCAAATATACCAGCTCTTATATACTGCCCTACTGTAGCGTGCGGGCTTCCTATCTTAGTCTAGCACATTGGCCTAGTGCAGTTTGACTAATCAATACAAACTAGAAATAACGTTATCATCCTCATTCTGATTCTATTCCAATATAACGTTAAGATAAAAAACTACGTATGTTGCAGTTTGTGTTAGATTTTTCGGTCGCCTATTTGACATAGATTTTCTGTTAGGACCAAATCGTGTCAAACGCAAAcctataaaaaaaggaaaaaatccTCAACCTGGAAGTGAAACTTAAAACCTATCACTTCAAATTCTACCACCTATatgttacaaaaaagaaaaaatcgtCAACCTGGAAGTCAAACTTAGGAGTTTTCAGTTCACAATCGTACCAGGCCAAGGAGGCGCCACAGGTCATTAACATCAGCCGAAATTATATGCGCATTGAATCAAAACCACAGCCTTGTACCACATAGTTTTTCGTAACGCCGTGACGAGCATTAGTTATGCCGGCATCGTAACGGCACTTACGAAAACAATGGCATATGTTATTACAATGTAATTACTGATTGCCTTCTGTATGTCCTTGTGCTGTGTCGGTAAGCGATG contains the following coding sequences:
- the LOC115446071 gene encoding probable cytochrome P450 49a1, which translates into the protein MRSRVSVVKWSIKNISSRAISTTPPCYQASDGIEIGNKLPSRSCPVHGQRSRSTHAIDTSLFDTVSPPVKSWEEVPGPKPLPFLGNTWRFTPYIGGYSVEHIDKTCMSLRAQYGNCVKMAGLLGRPDMLFVFDASEVERVFRGEDSSPHRPSMPSLNYYKHTLRKDFFGAEEDCAGVIAVHGDSWAAFRTKVSRVALSAGAAAQYTVPVSEVADAFVQRVREIRNEKFETPDDFLNEIHKWSLESLGLIALDTRLACFDANEGSESQRLIDAVNTFFLCVGELELRAPWWRLYPTAMFKRYVAALDTILSVTLSHVEKALEEIRSRGSSKSLLQDLVTAAGPRVAAVAALDMFLVGIDTTSNAVASILYQLSLRPEVQERIHEEVSKVLQGRPMKPGDINQMPYLKACVKEVFRMYPVVIGNGRQLTKDTVISGYNIPKGTQVIFQHYVMGNCEDNFSDASQFRPERWLQRSPTQRHHPFASLPFGFGKRMCLGRRFAELEIHTIICKMVQAFKMEYHHESMDYHVHPMYTPNGPIRLKLIER